In Camelus dromedarius isolate mCamDro1 chromosome 24, mCamDro1.pat, whole genome shotgun sequence, one genomic interval encodes:
- the PRM3 gene encoding protamine-3, with protein sequence MGSRCAKLGTGHGRGHESSMKKLVACVSQDNFSLSSESEEEEEGEGVEEEEELPVQGKLLLMEPEQQEEGAEDDAVVQQGPEPEQTHS encoded by the coding sequence ATGGGTTCCCGCTGTGCCAAGCTCGGCACAGGCCATGGCCGGGGCCACGAATCCTCCATGAAGAAGCTTGTGGCCTGCGTGAGTCAGGACAACTTCTCCTTGTCGTCggagagtgaggaagaggaggagggagagggagtggaagaggaagaggagctcCCGGTGCAGGGCAAGCTGCTGCTGATGGAGCCTGAGCAGCAGGAGGAAGGTGCCGAAGATGACGCTGTGGTCCAGCAGGGCCCCGAGCCCGAGCAGACGCACTCTTGA